In Solanum pennellii chromosome 3, SPENNV200, a single window of DNA contains:
- the LOC107014159 gene encoding calmodulin-binding protein 60 A-like, producing MAVDMFEEGNSTSHTETTNSNTPPFTSWISIVSFCRLLQISVAFLLALWSAFPIQVEDESHGELEEILTDQNRINSQKKLDPCESRCLCLKFSQEIAPLVFTGECIFPNGTKLELVDAATGQQVRHGPLASSAQIEICVLNDENWTIEELNSHIMVQTRGCDQNPYLRLEGGVVSVNEIKFKHTPKHMKKLDVVKLGARVVDEPKVIEAVTGPFTVKDQRLKSKKRYPPSPTDHVWSLEHICKYGAFHKRLTESVIKTVEDFLIELQNNPQRLRHILGRSMSENYWKKVTTHAKTCNLDGRKYLYHHLETEQKFTVAFDVAGQVMWLDSGCGLLHFNMLPENQKAYAQKLVETAFANWENVEKSDNEISTIVSPSPRIGGMSSCHLGNLVTVDECQSLEFQNTSGTTETYRSAECSTSYAFVDRQSVSDEMSVAITSPGHSGFDPLGYQNSPNDITSAISESGDWEELIQYLSSDAIQFDDFSYRELGQTNNSAAETIATQFHHLQHGVATDLSQNQFMVSENVHNEDSTNTNQQRPMNNVSIVQEASTCKDKYKKIWIKITSIVKWLALNRFVKLKKVRMSKKRKLISK from the exons ATGGCGGTAGACATGTTTGAAGAAGGAAACTCAACCTCACATACTGAAACAACAAATTCTAACACTCCTCCTTTTACCAg TTGGATCTCCATTGTTTCTTTCTGCAGACTCCTACAGATTTCGGTCGCCTTTCTGCTAGCTTTGTGGTCCGCTTTTCCG ATTCAGGTGGAGGATGAATCTCACGGTGAATTGGAAGAAATTTTGACTGATCAGAACAG GATCAATTCCCAGAAGAAACTCGATCCTTGTGAATCGAGATGTTTATGTTTGAAGTTCTCACAAGAGATTGCCCCATTGGTATTTACCGGAGAGTGTATTTTTCCCAATGGTACCAAATTGGAATTGGTTGATGCTGCTACAGGACAACAAGTGAGACATGGGCCCCTAGCCTCATCAGCACAAATTGAAATATGTGTActtaatgatgaaaattggacAATTGAAGAACTAAATAGTCATATTATGGTGCAAACAAGAGGGTGTGACCAAAATCCATATCTTAGGTTGGAAGGAGGCGTTGTTTCTGTCAACGAAATTAAATTCAAACATACTCCAAAGCATATGAAGAAGTTGGACGTCGTAAAGCTAGGAGCAAGGGTTGTCGATGAACCTAAAGTGATAGAGGCCGTGACAGGACCCTTTACAGTCAAGGATCAACGTTTAA AAAGCAAGAAGCGGTACCCTCCATCACCAACGGATCATGTATGGAGTCTAGAGCATATTTGCAAATACGGTGCTTTCCATAAGCGGTTGACTGAAAGCGTTATCAAAACAGTGGAGGATTTCCTAATTGAACTCCAAAACAATCCTCAGAGGCTACGCCAT ATCCTTGGCAGAAGCATGTCCGAAAATTATTGGAAAAAAGTTACAACGCATGCTAAGACTTGCAATCTTGATGGAAGGAAGTACTTGTACCATCATCTAGAAACGGAACAAAAATTTACGGTGGCGTTTGATGTTGCTGGTCAGGTGATGTGGTTGGACTCAGGGTGCGGTTTACTTCATTTCAACATGCTTCCTGAAAATCAAAAG GCGTATGCACAAAAGTTAGTGGAAACTGCATTTGCAAACTGGGAAAATGTTGAAAAATCGGACAACGAGATTTCTACTATTGTATCACCCTCTCCGAGGATAGGGGGCATGAGCAGCTGTCACCTGGGAAATTTGGTCACGGTTGACGAATGCCAGTCTTTAGAGTTTCAAAATACTTCA GGAACAACTGAAACTTACCGGAGTGCTGAATGTTCTACTTCTTATGCATTTGTTGACCGGCAATCAGTGTCAGATGAGATGTCTGTTGCTATCACTTCTCCTGGCCATTCAGGTTTTGATCCTTTGGGGTATCAAAATTCCCCCAACGATATCACATCTGCGATTTCAGAATCAGGAGATTGGGAGGAACTTATTCAATATCTTAGTTCTGATGCAATTCAatttgatgatttctcatatagAGAGCTTGGTCAAACCAACAACTCCGCTGCTGAAACAATTGCAACACAGTTTCATCATCTGCAGCATGGTGTGGCGACGGATCTTTCACAAAACCAATTCATGGTTTCAGAAAATGTGCACAATGAAGATAGCACAAATACTAATCAACAACGCCCAATGAACAACGTTTCGATTGTTCAAGAGGCCTCTACGTGCAAAGACAAGTACAAGAAGATTTGGATCAAAATAACTAGCATAGTGAAATGGTTAGCACTGAACAGGTTTGTTAAACTTAAAAAGGTCCGTATGAGCAAGAAGCGCAAATTAATTTCCAAATGA
- the LOC107015418 gene encoding calmodulin-binding protein 60 A-like, with protein sequence MNDIIMSNSEDLGAHKSNSDDELLFSSPTMKKMLEVMMIQTFDRVLNPTLEKLIRNVVKHELELAEKKFLFTKGNPEKDIQAPKPRILKLMFLSEVSVPVLTGKEIKGEGGNAIELVLVDDNTGEIVESGPEASAKVEIVVLRGEFGDDDGGNWTVEEFGSNVVREREGKKPLLAETVHVRLNKGIGSVDKIKFSHSAIYMKMGMFRLGARFVDTFNSIQVKEARTESFTVKDGRQQYHEKHDPPSLSDGVHRLKNIGRGSKNRLCDVNVRTVEDFLILLLKDSERLKCVLNLKPKMLEETISHARRCITNERTYSYIDLQEKEGVVFNIVGEVQGLILGGQYLPMHLLSDSEKTNAQRLLVSACENWDHVATVDNETFFMQYPSQILPTMNPSNSPSREVPSTSNKIENLRTSDGHCSTSFQRNVSSVIPARVASGISQNDPDSVSISNQEFSNSPIYSPLVQHFWIDQCNYQLEDIYFGFDTHQPHDASASTVNVHNRWKMLLKIFRQSSMRRRAAALTDIQPLKKQRVF encoded by the exons ATGAATGACATAATAATGTCTAATTCTGAGGATTTAGGCGCCCACAAAAGTAATTCAGATGATGAGCTGCTTTTCTCTTCACCTAC TATGAAGAAAATGTTGGAAGTGATGATGATCCAGACTTTTGACCGTGTTCTAAACCCAACCTTGGAAAAATTGATTCGTAATGTT GTAAAACATGAACTTGAATTGGCAGAGAAGAAGTTTTTGTTCACAAAGGG AAACCCTGAAAAAGATATTCAAGCTCCTAAACCAAGAATCTTGAAGTTGATGTTCTTGTCGGAAGTATCTGTTCCTGTACTTACCGGAAAGGAAATTAAAGGAGAAGGAGGTAATGCTATTGAATTGGTCTTAGTTGATGATAACACTGGAGAAATTGTTGAATCTGGACCAGAAGCATCAGCTAAAGTGGAAATTGTTGTTCTTAGGGGAGAATTTGGAGATGATGATGGAGGTAATTGGACAGTAGAAGAGTTCGGTAGTAATGTTGTGCGAGAGAGGGAAGGAAAAAAGCCTCTTCTAGCAGAAACTGTACATGTGAGACTTAATAAAGGCATTGGTTCTGTagataaaatcaaattttcacATTCTGCAATTTATATGAAGATGGGGATGTTCAGGCTAGGTGCACGATTTGTTGACACTTTCAATAGCATTCAAGTAAAAGAAGCAAGGACTGAATCTTTCACTGTCAAGGATGGGCGCCAGCAAT ATCATGAGAAGCACGATCCACCATCTCTATCCGATGGGGTACACCGGTTAAAAAACATAGGTAGAGGCAGTAAGAATCGCCTCTGTGATGTAAATGTCCGCACTGTAGAGGACTTTCTGATTTTGCTCCTAAAAGACAGTGAGCGACTCAAATGT gTACTTAATCTAAAGCCAAAGATGTTGGAGGAGACAATTAGCCATGCTCGGAGATGCATAACTAATGAACGGACATACTCGTATATTGACttacaagaaaaagaagggGTGGTTTTTAACATTGTTGGAGAGGTGCAGGGACTTATTCTAGGGGGTCAATATCTACCTATGCATCTATTATCTGACAGTGAAAAG ACTAATGCTCAGAGGCTGCTCGTATCTGCATGTGAAAATTGGGATCATGTAGCAACAGTTGATAATGAGACATTTTTTATGCAATATCCTTCTCAAATATTGCCAACCATGAACCCTTCGAATTCTCCTAGCCGAGAGGTTCCTAGCACCAGTAATAAAATTGAGAATCTTAGAACTAGTGATGGACACTGTTCTACCTCTTTTCAGCGCAATGTTTCATCCGTCATTCCTGCCAGAGTTGCAAGTGGAATCAGTCAGAACGATCCTGATTCTGTCAGTATTAGTAACCAGGAGTTCTCTAACTCCCCAATATATAGTCCTTTAGTCCAACATTTTTGGATTGATCAATGCAACTACCAGTTAGAAGACATATATTTTGGATTTGATACTCATCAACCACATGATGCTTCTGCCTCTACGGTAAATGTGCATAACCGGTGGAAAATGTTGCTTAAAATCTTTAGACAGTCCTCAATGAGAAGAAGAGCTGCAGCATTAACGGATATTCAACCTCTGAAGAAGCAGAGAGTCTTTTGA
- the LOC107015419 gene encoding uncharacterized protein At5g50100, chloroplastic, with protein MNKNRQDSVSILLHHFFLHCQNLQMAFRVASSPVVRRANISLFSLPPYITTKSPNSKFLPNPNPNLHGPRYSIRAISGTTVAPNQDINQEKSPENWKIKMLYDGECPLCMREVDMLRERNKSYGTIKFLDISSDEYRPEENEGLDYETVMGRIHAILSDGTVVTDVEAFRRLYEAVGLGWVYAITKYEPIATIADTVYGVWAKYRLQVTGRPSLEEVLKARRKKEEMCKDSKACKM; from the exons ATGAACAAAAACAGACAAGACTCTGTTTCCATTCTCCTTCatcacttttttcttcattgcCAAAATTTGCAAATGGCATTCAGAGTAGCATCGTCTCCTGTTGTTAGACGAGCCAATATATCTCTCTTCTCACTTCCTCCTTATATCACTACAAAATCCCCCAATTCTAAATTTCTTCCCAATCCAAACCCTAATCTGCATg GACCAAGGTATTCAATTAGGGCAATTAGTGGAACAACTGTGGCACCCAACCAGGATATTAATCAAGAGAAATCTCCTGAAAACTGGAAAATTAAGATGCTTTACGATGGAGAGTGTCCCCTCTGCATGCGTGAG GTTGACATGCTAAGAGAGAGGAATAAAAGTTATGGAACAATTAAATTTCTTGACATAAGTTCAGATGAATACCGCCCAGAGGAGAATGAAGGCCTTGATTATGAGACG GTTATGGGAAGAATTCATGCTATACTATCAGATGGAACTGTGGTTACAGATGTTGAG GCGTTTAGACGGCTGTATGAAGCAGTTGGTTTAGGATGGGTCTATGCAATTACAAAATATGAACCT ATTGCAACTATTGCTGATACTGTGTATGGAGTTTGGGCAAAATATCGTCTTCAAGTAACAG GTCGACCATCTTTAGAAGAAGTTCTGAAGGCACGAAGGAAGAAG GAGGAAATGTGTAAGGACAGCAAGGCTTGCAAAATGTAG
- the LOC107012374 gene encoding LIM domain-containing protein WLIM1-like produces the protein MATFGGTTQKCKACEKTVYLVDQLKADSRVYHKACFRCNHCKGTLKLGNYNSYEGVLYCRPHFDQLFKMTGSLNKSFEGGPRTVKERSLDKAQANNKVSALFGGTQDKCVACKKTVYPLEKVAVDGTSYHRPCFKCSHGGCVISPSNYVAHDHKLYCRHHHTQLFKQRGNFSHMEDHEKIKGVTENGKA, from the exons ATGGCAACTTTTGGAGGGACAACACAGAAGTGTAAGGCCTGTGAGAAAACTGTCTACTTGGTGGATCAACTTAAGGCTGACAGCAGAGTCTATCACAAGGCTTGTTTCAGATGTAATCATTGCAAGGGTACTCTTAAG CTAGGTAACTACAATTCCTATGAAGGAGTCTTATACTGCAGACCTCACTTTGATCAACTATTTAAAATGACTGGAAGCCTGAACAAGAGTTTTGAAG GTGGTCCAAGAACAGTCAAGGAAAGATCTCTTGATAAG GCACAAGCAAACAACAAAGTTTCAGCTTTGTTTGGCGGAACTCAAGATAAATGTGTTGCGTGCAAGAAAACTGTCTACCCCCTGGAGAAG GTAGCTGTTGATGGCACTTCGTACCACAGGCCTTGTTTCAAATGTAGCCACGGGGGTTGTGTAATCAGTCCATCGAATTATGTGGCACATGATCATAAGCTCTATTGTAGGCACCATCATACTCAACTCTTCAAGCAACGAGGTAACTTCAGCCACATGGAAGATCATGAGAAGATTAAAGGGGTGACTGAAAATGGAAAAGCATGA